In Subdoligranulum variabile, the genomic stretch AAAGCACTTGGAATAACCCAGAAAGAATTGGCAGAGCGAATGGGAACGGCGCAAGCTAACATTTCTCGGTTTGAAAGTGGTAATTATAATCCCTCTTTGGCTTTTTTGCAGAAAATGGCGCAGAGTTTGGGAAAAACT encodes the following:
- a CDS encoding helix-turn-helix domain-containing protein gives rise to the protein MNFNDYKAKIFSERPDVKEEYEALGPQYEIICAEIKCRKALGITQKELAERMGTAQANISRFESGNYNPSLAFLQKMAQSLGKTLKISME